The following are encoded in a window of Syngnathoides biaculeatus isolate LvHL_M chromosome 3, ASM1980259v1, whole genome shotgun sequence genomic DNA:
- the LOC133497554 gene encoding zinc finger protein 391-like isoform X2 — protein MTTNHELPLIGFDHAVSYVCFQSDVSETFLHSQQLKPEPLHVEEEEEEEDEEPPQIKEEEEEDDITKFPFTVVVMKCEDEEDQGQRSQLPSSQSEKNRGMGLPSSISSQHRTTEDDAGQRGRSQADGLLAPLSNSDEVTSHSSDADDDEHCQGDMTCQTDNQRECSQCDKTFFNKSLKRHMRTHTGEKPFACSYCNKRFTQKGHAQKHNRTHTGEKPFSCSVCGLKVNQKCSLRIHMRTHTGEKPFACSVCGKRFTLNTGLVRHVRTHTGEKPFACSICGKTFTVKIDLIRHTRSHTGEKPFACSICGQRFTRKAHLGKHTRTQSRESPCSCAVCGLRVSQKCSLIIHMRTHTGEKTFSCSICGKHFSLKGSLVRHAQTHTGEEPFTSSSCNFSSGLENLCPERHEWITRVEQQESEPLDIKEAEEEDRATELPLSGAPAMNIDNEHYKGDVALKTKTRNGLDVGKKNMVPSEIEHST, from the exons ATGACCACAAACCATGAACTACCTTTGATTGGTTTCGACCACGCTGTTTCATATGTCTGCTTTCAAAGTG ATGTCAGCGAAACATTTCTGCATTCTCAGCAGCTCAAGCCGGAGCCCCTTCACgttgaagaggaagaggaagaggaggacgaagAGCCTCCCCAaattaaagaggaagaggaggaggatgatatCACTAAGTTTCCGTTCACCGTTGTTGTGATGAAGTGTGAAGATGAGGAAGACCAAGGGCAAAGGTCACAGCTTCCTTCCAGTCAAAGTGAGAAGAACAGAGGGATGGGACTTCCAAGCAGCATCAGCAGCCAACACAGGACAACAGAAGATGATGCAGGCCAACGTGGAAGATCACAAGCAGACGGCCTCCTCGCGCCATTGTCAAATAGTGATGAAGTAACATCACACTCTTCTGACGCAGATGATGACGAACACTGTCAAGGTGATATGACCTGTCAGACTGACAACCAAAGGGAATGTTCTCAATGTGACAAAACGTTTTTTAACAAGTCATTGAAAAgacacatgagaacacacactggagagaaaccttttgcctgctcctATTGCAATAAAAGATTCACTCAAAAGGGGCATGCACAAAAGCACAACAGAACACATACTGGAGAGAAACCGTTTTCTTGCTCAGTATGCGGTCTGAAAGTCAATCAGAAGTGTAGTTTAAGAATTCACATGAGAACgcacaccggagagaaacccTTTGCCTGTTCAGTTTGCGGAAAAAGATTCACTCTGAACACAGGTTTAGTGAGGCACGTCAGAAcccacactggggagaaaccttttgcttgctcaatttgtggaaaaacattCACCGTAAAGATTGACTTAATCAGGCACACAAGAtcgcacactggagaaaaaccttttgcatgttcaatttgtggtcaaagattcactcggaaggcACATTTAGGAAAACACACTAGAACACAATCTAGAGAGAGTCCTTGTTCCTGCGCAGTGTGTGGCCTCAGGGTAAGTCAAAAATGTAGTTTAATAATTCACATGaggacacacactggtgagaaaacGTTTTCCTGTTCAATTTGTGGTAAACATTTCTCTCTTAAGGGGAGTTTAGTCAGGCACGCTCAAACACACACCGGAGAGGAACCTTTTACCAGTTCAAGCTGCAACTTTAGTTCAGGATTAGAAAATCTTTGTCCTGAGCGGCACGAGTGGATCACCAGGGTAGAGCAGCAGGAGTCAGAGCCCCTTGACATCAAagaggcagaggaggaggatcGTGCCACCGAGTTGCCATTGTCAGGTGCCCCTGCGATGAATATAGATAATGAACACTACAAAGGTGACGTCGCactgaaaacaaagacaagaaaTGGTCtcgatgtggggaaaaaaaatatggtaccAAGTGAAATTGAGCACAGCACTTGA
- the LOC133497597 gene encoding E3 ubiquitin-protein ligase TRIM35-like — protein sequence MASRVEEQLRCPRCFDIFKDPVELRCSHNVCLSCARQWWDETGERSRPVCRKRCNSTEPPLNLALRSACEAFSEASSEPRDICRSHKEKLNFFCSNHRESVCIICRDAEIHAGHQVRPLDEAARERRTQLREGLRRAKKTLEVHNEVKDSCSEQAEHIKVQAEQVERKIKKDFEELRGFLRLEEEAKLAAVREEARRKSQMMEEKMEAVARDQAALSDLIRTAEGLLSSDPVSFMKDSRAAVSRIRQLPEKPRALPGALLDEVKHVANLKFTVWERMMEMVSFSPVILDPNTAGPELSLSEDLTGVSARAGQKHPKNPERCQYWNGVLGSALGSGTHVWDVDVGDNADWRLGVAWGEPDSAPSVFTSLVGFSDDKYKRLLGRYESWNPPVKLQRIRICVDADQRSVWLSESLRNTELSTRKNFSNWPNLSASMKMYPYFYTQDKRPLKIMPLALCVTKQSL from the coding sequence ATGGCCAGCCGAGTTGAAGAGCAGCTCCGATGTCCCAgatgttttgacattttcaaagatCCCGTCGAGCTTCGGTGTAGCCACAACGTGTGCCTGTCGTGCGCGCGGCAGTGGTGGGACGAGACGGGAGAACGGTCGCGTCCGGTCTGTCGGAAAAGGTGCAACTCCACGGAACCGCCCTTGAACCTGGCGCTGAGGAGCGCGTGCGAGGCTTTTTCGGAGGCCTCGTCGGAGCCCCGGGACATCTGCAGGTCGCACAAGGAGAAATTGAATTTCTTCTGCTCGAACCACCGGGAGTCGGTGTGCATCATTTGCAGGGATGCGGAAATCCACGCCGGCCACCAGGTACGGCCCCTGGATGAAGCCGCTCGAGAGCGCAGAACCCAACTCCGGGAAGGCCTGCGGAGAGCCAAGAAAACTCTGGAAGTGCACAATGAGGTGAAAGACAGCTGCAGTGAGCAAGCGGAGCACATCAAAGTCCAGGCGGAGCAGGTCGAACGCAAGATTAAGAAGGATTTCGAGGAGCTTCGAGGATTTTTGCGGCTTGAGGAGGAAGCCAAGTTGGCTGCCGTGAGGGAGGAAGCGCGGAGGAAGAGTCAGATGATGGAGGAGAAGATGGAGGCTGTCGCCAGAGACCAGGCCGCTCTGTCGGACCTGATCAGAACCGCAGAGGGGCTGCTCTCATCTGACCCGGTTTCCTTCATGAAGGACTCCCGGGCCGCGGTGAGCAGAATCCGGCAGCTGCCCGAGAAACCCCGAGCGCTCCCCGGGGCGCTGCTGGATGAAGTCAAACACGTGGCCAACCTCAAGTTCACCGTGTGGGAACGAATGATGGAGATGGTCTCCTTCAGTCCCGTGATTCTGGACCCGAACACGGCCGGTCCGGAACTCAGTCTGTCCGAAGATCTGACCGGTGTGAGCGCGAGAGCTGGACAGAAACATCCAAAGAATCCCGAGAGGTGTCAGTACTGGAACGGCGTGCTCGGTTCCGCTTTGGGCTCGGGAACGCACGTCTGGGACGTCGACGTGGGAGACAACGCTGACTGGCGGCTGGGGGTCGCGTGGGGGGAACCCGATTCGGCCCCCAGCGTATTCACGTCGCTCGTCGGATTCAGTGACGATAAATACAAAAGGTTATTGGGGCGATACGAATCCTGGAATCCGCCGGTAAAACTGCAGAGGATCCGAATTTGCGTGGACGCTGACCAAAGATCCGTTTGGTTGTCCGAATCGCTCCGAAACACCGAATTGTCCACGAGGAAGAACTTTTCAAATTGGCCGAATTTGTCTGCGAGCATGAAAATGTATCCTTACTTTTACACACAGGATAAACGTCCGCTGAAAATAATGCCGCTTGCACTTTGTGTTACAAAACAAAGTCTGTGA